A DNA window from Limanda limanda chromosome 6, fLimLim1.1, whole genome shotgun sequence contains the following coding sequences:
- the mnta gene encoding max-binding protein MNT, whose translation MSIETLLEAAKFLELQAQQQQKAREDELKEKLHLELVTVQRQSDVIYNSTININNVCKAEVLRTECCPPPTPPSLPPASMPIAVIPIPVVTPNPAGSPTLPLAKLSPSAAPPLASPKREPHSPQEESAVGLLSPSQPKPEHLTTVLTASHKQSIQNHHHPQLIAPTNNTKLQQQLVQRYPGSIVSPPQQHALLPQLGPVLQQAPLQNGSISRGSPPDDGRLLDNKKRPGGAGTREVHNKLEKNRRAHLKECFETLKKNIPNIDEKKTSNLSVLRSALRYIQTLKRKEKEYEHDMERLAREKIATQQRLAELKNDLGQWMDVIEIDRVLRQTVQPEEDQVSTSTASEGEDVMEDDLDEETAPRAQAALPIVPQTMKPELHKSSAPAQNPTLTPASTTTSFITQHISIQHKPRLQPQPLHLPQPVPKSAALPTLTISSTPCTPSQPLIQTQMVTTPSLHPTVIAHASVSHPSVIQAVNHVIHAGGPKHIAHLAPSTTTAVQLAPGHQPIGHITVHPVAHLTQHLPTLYPQQVSVTQSAVMGHINHTLNHAHPQVNGTTPNQAAATIIGKQTAVSTQMVTHHPQLVGQTVLNPVTMVTMPSFPISTLKLA comes from the exons ATGAGCATCGAAACGCTCCTGGAGGCAGCCAAGTTTTTGGAATTGCAAGCCCAGCAACAACAGAAAGCACGTG aAGATGAACTAAAGGAAAAGCTTCATCTGGAGCTGGTGACGGTGCAGAGACAGTCAGATGTGATATATAACTCAACAATCAACATCAACAATGTCTGTAAAGCAGAGGTGCTCCGCACTGAGTGCTGCCCGCCCCCCACGCCGCCCTCTCTGCCCCCCGCCTCCATGCCTATTGCTGTCATTCCCATCCCCGTGGTCACCCCCAACCCTGCAGGCTCTCCCACTCTGCCTCTGGCCAAACTCTCCCCTTCAGCCGCTCCTCCACTGGCCTCCCCAAAGAGAGAACCTCACTCCCCTCAGGAGGAAAGTGCCGTCGGCCTGCTGAGCCCTTCACAGCCCAAACCTGAGCACCTAACCACTGTGCTGACCGCCAGCCACAAGCAGTCCATACAGAACCATCACCACCCACAGCTCATCGCCCCAACTAACAATACTAAACTACAGCAGCAGCTGGTCCAACGCTATCCTGGCTCCATCGTGTCACCGCCACAGCAACACGCCTTACTCCCACAGCTGGGCCCTGTGCTCCAGCAGGCTCCACTACAGAACGGCTCCATCAGCCGGGGGAGTCCTCCCGATGACGGCCGCCTGCTCGACAACAAGAAGAGGCCTGGAGG GGCAGGCACAAGAGAAGTGCACAACAAGCTTGAGAAAAACAG ACGAGCACACTTGAAGGAGTGTTTCGAGACACTGAAAAAGAACATCCCCAACATCGACGAGAAGAAAACCTCCAATCTGAGCGTGCTGAGGAGTGCACTGAGATACATTCAG aCGTTGAAGCGGAAAGAGAAGGAGTACGAGCATGACATGGAGCGACTGGCCAGAGAGAAGATAGCCACGCAGCAGCGATTAGCAGAGCTGAAGAATGACCTGGGCCAATGGATGGATGTTATTGAGATCGATCGTGTCCTCAGACAGACGGTTCAGCCTGAGGAGGACCAGGTCTCGACCTCGACTGCCTCAG aagGTGAAGACGTTATGGAAGATGACTTAGATGAGGAAACTGCACCAAGAGCACAGGCAGCCTTACCCATAGTGCCTCAAACCATGAAACCTGAGCTGCACAAGAGTTCAGCACCTGCTCAGAACCCAACCCTGACCCCAGCCAGCACCACTACCTCCTTCATCACTCAACACATCTCCATCCAGCACAAACCCCGTCTGCAGCCTCAGCCGCTCCATCTTCCACAGCCGGTTCCCAAGTCTGCAGCTTTACCAACACTCACCATATCCAGCACTCCCTGCACCCCCAGTCAACCCCTGATCCAGACCCAGATGGTGACGACGCCCAGCCTACACCCGACAGTAATCGCCCACGCTTCAGTGTCCCATCCTTCAGTCATCCAAGCAGTCAACCATGTCATCCATGCAGGGGGTCCCAAACACATTGCCCACCTGGCTCCCTCCACCACAACGGCTGTCCAGTTAGCCCCCGGCCACCAACCCATCGGTCACATCACCGTTCATCCGGTGGCTCACCTGACCCAGCATCTCCCTACCCTCTACCCCCAACAGGTGTCTGTCACACAATCGGCTGTGATGGGTCACATCAACCACACATTAAACCACGCCCACCCCCAGGTGAATGGCACGACACCTAACCAGGCAGCTGCCACCATCATTGGCAAGCAGACAGCAGTGAGCACCCAAATGGTGACCCACCACCCGCAGCTGGTGGGTCAGACAGTGCTCAACCCTGTGACAATGGTGACCATGCCCTCCTTCCCCATCAGCACTCTGAAGCTGGCCTGA
- the LOC133002885 gene encoding septin-5-like produces the protein MAAFSGSFTHLILTDSSLFFIPLLNLDTSLATFWLEILECTVAPVAMADSDHEAHSSSDEQGSCPASPNHDRDHDVEQHSSLSDDSEVENIMQDPHQQGGHGHHHHDHHHHDHHHEDHEHHEFEHEHHHQAPENHDVDREAEGEDRPHTPSYLRPPVAGRAQSDSGSDPSLQQSRSVEFDLPSPVGTSRPKSPWGRFDPYNNNEDQDKEYVGFATLPNQVHRKSVKKGFDFTLMVAGESGLGKSTLVNSLFLTDLYKDRKLLNAEERITQTVEITKHTVDIEEKGVKLKLTIVDTPGFGDAVNNTECWKSVTDYIDQQFEQYFRDESGLNRKNIQDNRVHCCLYFISPFGHGLRPLDVEFMKALHEKVNIVPILAKADTLTPSEVKKKKFKIREEIEQYGIKIYQFPDCDSDEDEDFKREDHELKESIPFAVIGSNTVVEAKGKRVRGRLYPWGIVEVENSGHCDFVKLRNMLVRSHMQDLKDVTRETHYENYRAQCIQSMTRMVVKERNRNKLTRESGTDFPIPALTGGMDSETEKLIREKDEELRRMQEMLLRIQDQMHSQKDAY, from the exons ATGGCGGCTTTCTCTGGGTCCTTCACCCACCTTATCCTAACCGACTCATCCCTTTTTTTCATCCCACTCCTAAACCTCGACACATCGCTTGCTACTTTCTGGTTGGAGATTTTAGAGTGCACTGTCGCCCCAGTTGCAATGGCAGACAGTGACCACGAGGCTCACTCTTCATCAGACGAGCAGGGCTCCTGTCCTGCCTCCCCCAATCACGACAGAGACCATGATGTTGAGCAG CATTCAAGCCTTTCAGATGACTCAGAGGTAGAGAACATTATGCAAGACCCTCACCAACAAGGAGGGCACGGCCACCATCACCatgaccaccaccaccatgaccACCACCATGAGGACCATGAGCACCATGAGTTTGAGCACGAACATCACCATCAGGCCCCTGAGAATCATGATGTTGACAGGGAAGCTGAGGGCGAAGACCGCCCCCACACCCCGTCTTATTTGCGTCCCCCTGTGGCAGGCAGGGCCCAGTCGGATTCAGGTTCAGACCCCAGtttgcagcagagcaggagtgTGGAGTTTGACTTACCGTCTCCTGTTGGTACGTCCAGGCCCAAGAGCCCCTGGGGTCGATTTGACCCATACAACAATAATGAG GACCAGGACAAGGAATACGTCGGTTTCGCAACGTTGCCAAACCAGGTGCATCGCAAGTCCGTCAAGAAGGGATTTGACTTCACGCTCATGGTGGCAG GGGAGTCTGGCCTGGGAAAGTCCACTCTGGTCAACAGCCTGTTTCTCACAGATCTTTACAAAGATAGGAAACTGCTCAACGCTGAAG AGCGAATCACACAAACTGTAGAAATCACCAAACACACGGTGGATATAGAAGAGAAAGGTGTGAAACTGAAACTGACCATCGTGGACACCCCTGGGTTTGGAGACGCTGTAAACAACACTGAATG CTGGAAGTCGGTGACTGACTACATCGACCAGCAGTTCGAGCAATACTTCAGAGACGAGAGTGGCCTCAACCGCAAGAACATCCAGGACAACCGTGTGCACTGCTGCCTGTACTTCATCTCACCCTTCGGTCATGG TCTTCGACCTTTGGATGTGGAATTTATGAAAGCTCTGCATGAGAAGGTCAACATCGTCCCTATTTTGGCCAAAGCTGACACACTCACCCCGAGTGAggtgaagaaaaagaaattcaAG ATCAGAGAGGAGATTGAGCAGTACGGTATCAAGATTTACCAGTTTCCTGACTGTGACTCTGACGAAGACGAGGACTTTAAGCGAGAGGACCACGAACTGAAG GAAAGCATTCCCTTCGCTGTAATCGGCAGCAACACAGTGGTGGAGGCCAAAGGGAAGAGGGTGAGGGGCCGCCTGTATCCCTGGGGCATCGTAGAAG TGGAGAACTCGGGACACTGTGACTTTGTGAAGCTGAGGAACATGCTCGTCCGCTCGCACATGCAAGATCTGAAGGACGTGACCCGGGAGACCCACTACGAGAACTACAGAGCCCAGTGCATCCAGAGCATGACCCGCATGGTGGTGAAGGAACGCAACCGCAA CAAACTAACCCGGGAGAGTGGCACAGACTTCCCCATCCCCGCGTTGACCGGAGGGATGGACAGCGAGACGGAAAAACTCATCCGAGAGAAAGATGAGGAG ttgCGGCGGATGCAGGAGATGCTGCTGAGGATCCAGGATCAGATGCACTCTCAGAAAGATGCCTATTAA